In the genome of Dermacentor andersoni chromosome 3, qqDerAnde1_hic_scaffold, whole genome shotgun sequence, one region contains:
- the LOC129383200 gene encoding neprilysin-1-like, whose amino-acid sequence MLRAEASSTPLLSVADANRRYDYVFPVTYHTVFLEWFITSLSSGVAHAKTSRVDALEDTDDLRQLDALRDSKVHIDPLDAVVRVSPGFVFAPFMVDDDAPPDGVNAGALGAAVGSLVAAFLDPVRGPLDGVSRSRVKYEPATASRYRKMLDCLQSRRSKHGHAIADDAEASQVLVNQLGVRIAYGAFEKMRNESKAKSGNSTLMAELSELLGSVQRAFFAAHCFQFCQHEVPRSVGHATSGSFRCNAVLRDVEAFWKAFKCPAGSVMRPAHLCAI is encoded by the exons ATGCTGCGTGCCGAGGCAAGCTCGACGCCGCTGCTCTCGGTGGCCGACGCGAACCGTCGGTACGATTACGTGTTCCCCGTGACCTACCACACAGTGTTCCTGGAGTGGTTCATCACCTCGCTGTCGTCGGGCGTCGCGCACGCGAAAACTTCCCGTGTCGACGCGCTCGAAGACACGGACGATCTGCGTCAG TTGGACGCCCTTCGAGACTCCAAAGTGCACATAGACCCGCTGGACGCGGTAGTGCGCGTGTCTCCCGGCTTTGTGTTCGCCCCCTTCATGGTGGACGACGATGCGCCACCAGACGGCGTGAACGCGGGCGCCCTTGGAGCCGCGGTGGGGTCGCTGGTGGCCGCCTTCTTGGACCCCGTGCGTGGACCGCTGGACGGGGTGAGCAGGTCGAGAGTCAAGTACGAGCCGGCCACTGCGTCCAGGTACCGAAAGATGCTTGACTGCCTCCAGTCCAGGCGCTCCAAACACGGGCACGCCATCGCCGACGATGCAGAGGCATCACAG GTCCTGGTAAACCAGCTGGGCGTGCGGATCGCGTACGGTGCCTTCGAGAAAATGCGCAACGAGAGCAAAGCGAAATCCGGCAACTCGACGCTGATGGCCGAACTGTCCGAGCTGCTGGGCAGCGTGCAGCGAGCCTTCTTCGCAGCCCACTGCTTCCAGTTTTGCCAACACGAGGTACCTCGCAGTGTGGGACACGCGACATCGGGCAGCTTCCGTTGCAACGCTGTGCTCAGAGACGTCGAGGCCTTCTGGAAGGCTTTCAAGTGCCCCGCGGGGAGCGTCATGCGGCCTGCGCATCTTTGTGCGATCTGA